In Herbaspirillum seropedicae, a single window of DNA contains:
- the thiD gene encoding bifunctional hydroxymethylpyrimidine kinase/phosphomethylpyrimidine kinase, with product MQAAYRSTPPCVLVFSGSDPSGGAGMQADIPAITALGCHPLSVPTALTVQDNVSVFAVHALDPELVRHQAQVLIDRFDIAAVKLGIAGSRENAEVIADLIRQLRERNPQLPVVLDPVLANGKGDQLSRDDAVRVIEPLYELATVITPNLNEARRLCGDVEPTQQAALLMARGCAHVLLKGGHGPQEQDVINRWYGQLFRSEFAEEAIETARWRWTRLPDEFHGSGCTLAAALSACLARGLPMRQAIELAQHYTQHALATSYAIADGQRIPHRVPAFEAVVDAAPAAGA from the coding sequence ATGCAGGCGGCCTATCGTTCCACGCCACCCTGCGTGCTGGTCTTCTCCGGCTCCGACCCTAGCGGCGGGGCCGGCATGCAGGCCGATATCCCGGCCATCACCGCGCTGGGGTGCCATCCCTTGTCGGTGCCGACGGCTTTGACGGTGCAGGACAACGTCAGCGTCTTTGCCGTGCATGCGCTCGATCCTGAACTGGTGCGTCACCAGGCGCAGGTGCTGATCGACCGTTTCGACATCGCGGCGGTCAAGCTGGGCATTGCAGGCAGTCGTGAGAATGCCGAGGTCATCGCGGACTTGATCCGGCAATTGCGCGAGCGCAATCCGCAACTGCCGGTGGTGCTCGATCCGGTGCTGGCCAATGGCAAGGGAGACCAGCTGTCGCGTGATGATGCGGTGCGTGTGATCGAACCGTTGTACGAGCTGGCAACCGTGATCACGCCCAATCTCAACGAGGCGCGCCGCCTGTGCGGTGACGTGGAGCCTACGCAGCAGGCCGCCCTGCTGATGGCGCGGGGTTGCGCGCATGTGCTGCTCAAGGGCGGTCATGGTCCGCAGGAGCAGGATGTGATCAATCGTTGGTACGGCCAGCTGTTCCGTTCCGAGTTTGCCGAAGAAGCGATTGAAACTGCGCGCTGGCGCTGGACCCGCCTGCCCGATGAATTCCACGGCAGCGGCTGCACGCTGGCGGCGGCCCTGTCGGCCTGCCTGGCGCGGGGCCTGCCGATGCGCCAGGCCATCGAGCTGGCCCAGCACTACACCCAGCATGCGCTCGCTACCTCGTATGCCATTGCTGACGGGCAGCGCATTCCCCATCGCGTGCCTGCGTTCGAAGCTGTTGTTGACGCCGCACCCGCGGCAGGAGCCTGA
- the thiE gene encoding thiamine phosphate synthase has protein sequence MKPEYAKHLRGLYIVTPDWDDTAQLLAATELALQQGAALVQYRHKTADAQQRQAQASALLALCRQYQVPLIINDHVDLCLDIDADGIHVGGTDASIAEVRKAVGPDRIVGASCYGTLELAHAAYRDGASYVAFGGFYPSRVKKYDFRTAPEIIAHSKREIPLPVVVIGGITLENAPPLVEQGADMVAVISSVYLVPVEERKTRELADLYR, from the coding sequence ATGAAACCCGAGTATGCAAAGCATCTACGCGGCCTCTACATCGTCACACCCGACTGGGATGACACCGCCCAATTGCTGGCGGCCACCGAGCTGGCCTTGCAACAAGGTGCTGCGCTGGTGCAGTACCGCCACAAGACGGCCGACGCGCAGCAACGGCAGGCGCAAGCCTCGGCGCTGCTGGCCTTGTGCCGGCAGTACCAGGTGCCGCTGATCATCAACGATCATGTGGACCTGTGCCTGGACATCGATGCCGATGGCATCCACGTCGGCGGCACCGACGCTTCCATCGCCGAGGTGCGCAAGGCCGTCGGGCCGGACCGCATCGTGGGCGCGTCCTGCTATGGCACGCTGGAGCTGGCGCATGCGGCCTATCGTGATGGCGCGAGTTACGTCGCCTTTGGCGGCTTCTATCCGTCGCGGGTGAAAAAATATGATTTCCGGACTGCACCGGAAATCATTGCGCACTCCAAGCGCGAGATTCCCTTGCCGGTGGTGGTGATCGGCGGGATCACCCTGGAGAATGCGCCACCGCTGGTGGAGCAGGGGGCCGACATGGTGGCCGTCATCAGCAGTGTCTATCTGGTGCCGGTGGAAGAGCGCAAGACGCGGGAGCTGGCTGATCTCTATCGGTGA